One region of Paraburkholderia phymatum STM815 genomic DNA includes:
- a CDS encoding NAD(P)/FAD-dependent oxidoreductase: MKRTLVIVGASYAGVQLAACARELGFDGRILLLGDEPDAPYQRPPLSKGFLTGSFAEERLPLRSQAFFDEEKIERMLATRASRIDRERREIELHDGSRIAYDQLALTTGARVRKLDCPGATLDAVHYLRDLRDARRLAASARSARRAVVVGGGYIGLEAASSLRQQGLDVTVVETEPRLLARVASPWVSDFMLRAHVERGVAFELGRKVVALHDACGIVSVELDDGTRVLCDLVVVGIGVIPNTELAANCGLHANGGIIVDACARTSDPLIVAAGDCASFVPHWAPPDTRACRIESVQNANDMARTAASSVLGRSEPYRAVPWFWSDQYDLKLQMAGVNAGFTDFAVRGCADDRKCSLFYFRDKTLIAVDSINRPQDHMLARKLLASGVQVSADEVRNPAFDLKALASRDSHAAQGVA; this comes from the coding sequence ATGAAGCGCACGCTGGTGATTGTCGGCGCGTCGTATGCAGGCGTTCAGCTTGCCGCATGCGCGCGCGAACTCGGCTTCGACGGCCGTATCCTGCTGCTCGGCGACGAGCCCGATGCGCCGTATCAACGGCCGCCGTTGTCGAAGGGCTTCTTGACAGGCAGCTTTGCCGAAGAGCGTTTACCGCTGCGCTCGCAGGCGTTTTTCGACGAAGAGAAGATCGAGCGGATGCTCGCGACGCGCGCGAGCCGCATCGACCGCGAGCGGCGCGAGATCGAATTGCACGACGGCTCGCGCATCGCGTACGACCAACTCGCGCTGACGACGGGCGCGCGCGTGCGCAAGCTCGATTGTCCAGGCGCGACGCTCGATGCCGTTCATTATCTTCGCGATCTGCGCGATGCGAGGAGGCTTGCCGCGAGCGCGCGTTCGGCAAGGCGCGCCGTGGTGGTCGGCGGCGGTTATATCGGGCTCGAAGCGGCTTCGTCGCTGCGTCAGCAGGGACTCGACGTGACCGTCGTCGAGACTGAGCCGCGCCTGCTGGCGCGCGTCGCGTCGCCGTGGGTCTCGGACTTCATGCTGCGTGCTCACGTCGAACGCGGCGTTGCGTTCGAACTCGGCCGCAAGGTGGTCGCGCTGCACGACGCCTGTGGCATCGTGTCCGTCGAACTGGACGACGGCACGCGCGTGCTCTGCGACCTCGTGGTAGTCGGTATTGGCGTGATTCCCAACACCGAACTCGCCGCGAACTGCGGACTGCATGCGAACGGCGGCATTATTGTCGATGCGTGCGCGCGCACGTCCGATCCGCTGATCGTCGCGGCGGGCGATTGCGCCTCGTTCGTTCCGCACTGGGCGCCGCCCGACACGCGCGCATGCCGCATCGAGTCCGTGCAGAACGCGAACGATATGGCCAGAACGGCGGCGTCGTCGGTGCTCGGCCGGTCGGAGCCTTATCGCGCGGTTCCGTGGTTCTGGTCCGATCAATACGACCTGAAGCTGCAGATGGCGGGCGTGAACGCGGGCTTCACCGACTTCGCGGTGCGCGGCTGCGCCGATGACAGGAAGTGCTCGCTGTTCTACTTCCGCGACAAGACGCTGATCGCCGTCGACAGCATCAACCGGCCGCAGGATCACATGCTCGCGCGCAAGCTGCTCGCAAGCGGCGTGCAGGTGTCGGCGGACGAAGTGCGGAACCCCGCTTTCGACCTCAAGGCGTTAGCGAGCCGCGATTCGCACGCCGCTCAGGGAGTCGCGTGA
- a CDS encoding aromatic ring-hydroxylating dioxygenase subunit alpha: MMSSQQNDRITRVGKGTPAGQLLRNYWQPVALVEELPVQRPIRAVRLMGQDFVVFKDEQGRYGMLDRDCPHRGADLAAGRLEAGGLRCAFHGWLFDVDGHCLSTPAEPVGSTLCKKVRQSAYPVVERSGILFAYIGGGEPPAFPNFDCFAAPSEYTFAFKGLFECNWLQALEVGIDPAHASFLHRFFEDEDVSESYGKQFRGASADSDMPITKVLREFESPEILVSPADYGLRLIARRPLNDTQTHVRVTNVVFPQAFVIPMSAEMTITQWHVPVDDENCYWYAIFTSFGAPTDKVQMRAQRLELYELPDYTSRKNKRNHYGFDADEQQTQTYTGMGFDINVHDQWAVESQGAIQDRTREHLGTTDKGIIAYRRLLVDAIEKTQAGEKTLMMIDAQQAAHLTGPASIDGIGPADGWDDYWRSSDVKRREAAPWPAPKA; encoded by the coding sequence ATGATGAGTTCGCAGCAAAACGACAGGATCACGCGCGTAGGCAAGGGCACGCCCGCCGGGCAACTTCTGCGCAATTACTGGCAGCCCGTTGCGCTGGTGGAGGAGCTGCCCGTGCAGCGTCCCATTCGCGCAGTACGATTGATGGGCCAGGACTTCGTCGTGTTCAAGGACGAACAGGGGCGCTACGGCATGCTTGATCGCGACTGCCCGCATCGCGGCGCCGACCTCGCGGCGGGTCGTCTCGAAGCGGGCGGTCTGCGCTGCGCCTTCCACGGCTGGCTGTTCGATGTCGACGGACACTGCCTGTCGACGCCGGCCGAACCCGTCGGCAGCACGCTCTGCAAGAAGGTGCGGCAGAGCGCGTATCCCGTGGTCGAGCGCAGCGGCATCCTGTTCGCGTACATCGGCGGCGGCGAGCCGCCCGCGTTTCCGAACTTCGACTGCTTCGCTGCGCCGTCCGAGTACACGTTCGCGTTCAAGGGGCTGTTCGAGTGCAACTGGCTGCAGGCGCTCGAAGTCGGCATCGACCCGGCGCACGCGTCGTTTCTGCATCGCTTCTTCGAAGACGAGGACGTGAGCGAGAGCTACGGCAAGCAGTTTCGCGGGGCGTCGGCGGACTCGGATATGCCTATCACCAAGGTGCTGCGCGAATTCGAATCACCGGAGATTCTCGTCAGTCCGGCCGACTACGGCCTTCGCCTGATCGCCAGGCGTCCGCTGAACGACACGCAGACGCACGTGCGCGTGACCAACGTCGTGTTCCCGCAGGCGTTCGTGATTCCGATGAGCGCGGAAATGACAATCACGCAATGGCACGTGCCCGTCGATGACGAAAACTGCTACTGGTACGCGATTTTCACGAGCTTCGGCGCGCCGACCGACAAGGTGCAGATGCGCGCGCAGCGGCTGGAACTGTACGAACTGCCGGACTACACGTCACGCAAGAACAAGCGCAACCACTACGGCTTCGACGCGGACGAGCAACAGACGCAGACCTACACCGGCATGGGCTTCGATATCAACGTGCACGATCAGTGGGCCGTCGAATCGCAGGGCGCGATCCAGGACCGAACGCGCGAGCACCTGGGCACGACCGACAAGGGCATCATCGCGTACCGGCGTCTGCTCGTCGATGCGATCGAGAAGACGCAAGCGGGCGAGAAGACGCTGATGATGATCGACGCACAGCAGGCCGCGCATCTGACGGGCCCGGCGTCGATCGACGGCATCGGCCCCGCCGACGGCTGGGACGACTATTGGAGATCCTCCGACGTGAAGCGTCGCGAAGCCGCACCTTGGCCCGCACCGAAAGCCTGA
- a CDS encoding sensor histidine kinase: MRLSDFILRDLEPISEQWEAFAATLLPAAEKMESLELREHVKEILQTVAMDLRSSQTREAQHEKSMGRGAGLIDPTEETAAQKHGVLRARAGFNVNQLAAEYRALRASVLRLWMDECEPGRHGLGDVIRFNEAIDHALAESVTSFNAQIEQNRNLLLGMLGHDLRSPLQAIQVTASYLALLNAGEHVSKAAGRLIRSGARIQGLLDDLTEFNRTKLGLGINVKPTSVNLADVLADEVEELRAIHPDRQIDYDVNGDLQGDWDGPRLQQLLGNLVLNAIKYGAQDTPVRVMVTGGVTDVRINVSNRGAAIGSATLAHIFDPLMRGPDRQSDDERTGSLGLGLYIASEIAKAHHGAIETRSDDTETIFSVSLPRDQGR, from the coding sequence ATGCGACTTTCAGATTTCATTTTGCGAGACCTGGAGCCGATTTCGGAACAATGGGAGGCGTTCGCCGCCACTCTACTACCGGCGGCGGAAAAAATGGAATCGTTGGAGCTGCGCGAGCATGTGAAGGAAATCCTGCAGACCGTGGCAATGGATCTGCGTTCCTCACAGACGCGGGAAGCCCAACATGAAAAGTCGATGGGTCGAGGCGCCGGGCTGATTGATCCGACAGAAGAAACCGCTGCGCAAAAGCATGGCGTCCTGAGAGCACGGGCGGGCTTCAACGTCAACCAGCTCGCCGCCGAATATCGCGCCTTGCGCGCCAGCGTACTTCGACTATGGATGGACGAATGTGAGCCTGGAAGGCATGGTCTGGGCGATGTCATTCGCTTCAACGAAGCGATCGATCATGCGCTCGCAGAATCAGTAACCTCTTTCAACGCACAGATCGAACAGAACCGCAACCTTCTGCTCGGAATGCTCGGGCATGATCTGCGAAGCCCTCTGCAGGCGATTCAGGTCACCGCGTCGTATTTGGCGCTATTAAACGCGGGAGAGCATGTATCAAAGGCCGCCGGCCGCCTCATACGTAGCGGAGCCAGAATTCAGGGGTTGCTTGACGATCTCACCGAATTCAACCGGACCAAACTTGGATTGGGCATCAACGTAAAGCCTACAAGTGTCAATCTGGCGGATGTGCTGGCAGACGAAGTGGAGGAGTTGCGCGCTATTCATCCTGACAGGCAGATCGATTATGACGTAAATGGTGACTTGCAGGGAGACTGGGATGGTCCGCGTCTGCAGCAATTGCTTGGCAATCTTGTTCTCAATGCCATCAAGTATGGAGCGCAGGACACGCCTGTGCGCGTGATGGTGACCGGTGGCGTAACGGATGTTCGTATCAATGTCAGCAACCGCGGAGCTGCAATCGGAAGCGCAACGCTGGCCCATATCTTCGATCCCCTGATGCGAGGGCCCGACCGTCAGAGCGATGACGAGCGGACCGGTAGCCTCGGATTGGGGTTGTATATCGCGAGCGAAATTGCCAAGGCTCATCACGGTGCTATCGAAACCCGGTCCGACGATACGGAGACAATTTTTTCAGTGTCACTGCCCAGGGACCAGGGACGTTAG
- a CDS encoding nitroreductase, whose protein sequence is MNSETYIVDSVIRSRKAVRAFRPDAVSKQDMIDILDVARAAPSNSNTQPWRVHVLAGGIKQRLSAALARAHTGGTHQQLQYMPDPLPESYRIRQEDFGARYYGALGIDKTDVDGRNRATGRNFDFFGAPIGMIFTIDARLKKYSWLDYGLFIQNIMIAARSRGLDTCPQVSFARYQTVIATQLELETGHEVVCGMSLGYANQHSLVNRLRLPREPVFQFASFAGLDESS, encoded by the coding sequence ATGAATTCGGAGACCTACATTGTCGATTCGGTGATCCGCTCGCGAAAAGCCGTTCGGGCGTTTCGTCCGGATGCCGTTTCGAAGCAGGACATGATCGATATTCTCGATGTTGCACGTGCGGCGCCCAGCAATTCGAACACGCAGCCGTGGCGTGTCCACGTGCTGGCTGGCGGCATTAAACAACGACTCAGTGCAGCGCTGGCGCGTGCTCATACGGGTGGAACGCATCAGCAGCTGCAATACATGCCGGATCCTTTGCCGGAATCGTATCGGATAAGACAGGAAGATTTCGGCGCGCGCTATTACGGCGCATTGGGCATCGACAAGACGGACGTCGACGGGCGCAATCGGGCAACAGGCCGGAATTTCGATTTCTTCGGCGCGCCGATCGGCATGATCTTCACGATCGACGCACGACTGAAAAAGTACAGCTGGCTCGACTACGGGTTGTTCATCCAGAACATCATGATTGCGGCTCGCTCGCGCGGTCTGGATACATGCCCGCAGGTGTCGTTCGCGCGTTATCAGACGGTCATCGCGACGCAACTCGAACTCGAAACCGGGCACGAGGTCGTCTGCGGGATGTCGCTTGGCTACGCAAACCAGCACTCGCTCGTCAATCGGCTGCGACTTCCTCGGGAGCCAGTGTTTCAGTTTGCAAGTTTTGCGGGGCTTGACGAGTCAAGCTAG
- a CDS encoding glutamine synthetase family protein encodes MSFVETHGLWTGDQHTAYAALLERLKESDVQVVRFSFPDQHGQLRGKTLVVDEAMRAFKTGVTLTSTLLAKDTSHRTVFPVFTPGGGFDMPEMQGACDTLMVADPETFRVLPWAPHTGWVLCDVYFASGRPVPFATRHLFRRALEQLGHHGFEFMSGLEVEFHVFKVADPNMKPEHSGQPGIPPDIKLLSHGYQYLTELRYDAVDSAMEMLRRGIDGLALPVRSLEVEYGPSQFEFTFAPTKGMKSADDMILFRSAVKQICQRNGYHATFMCRPRIPNVVSSGWHLHQSLIHAADSTNAFMPTGPGAPLSVTGQRYLAGLLAHAQGATALSTPTINGYRRYRPYSNAPDRANWGCDNRGVMLRVLGGPNDCATRVENRVGEPTANPYLYFGSQVLSGLDGLRRKLELPASADTPYETHADALPRTLSDAIAALGADDCLREGFGSAFVDYFCKLKQAEIDRFNLEVTEWEHREYFETF; translated from the coding sequence ATGTCATTTGTCGAAACCCACGGCCTTTGGACAGGCGATCAGCACACGGCTTACGCCGCGCTGCTGGAACGGTTGAAAGAAAGCGACGTGCAGGTAGTGCGCTTTTCGTTTCCCGATCAACACGGCCAGCTGCGCGGCAAGACGCTCGTCGTCGATGAGGCGATGCGGGCCTTCAAGACTGGCGTCACGTTGACGAGCACGCTGCTCGCCAAGGATACGTCGCATCGCACGGTGTTCCCCGTGTTCACGCCGGGCGGCGGCTTCGATATGCCCGAAATGCAGGGCGCCTGCGACACGCTGATGGTCGCCGATCCCGAAACCTTCCGCGTGCTGCCGTGGGCGCCGCATACAGGCTGGGTCTTGTGCGACGTGTACTTCGCGAGCGGCCGGCCTGTGCCGTTCGCCACGCGTCACCTGTTCCGTCGCGCGCTGGAGCAGCTCGGCCATCACGGCTTCGAATTCATGTCCGGCCTCGAAGTCGAGTTTCATGTGTTCAAGGTGGCCGATCCGAACATGAAGCCCGAGCATTCGGGACAGCCCGGCATCCCGCCCGATATCAAGTTGCTGTCGCATGGTTATCAGTATCTGACCGAATTGCGCTACGACGCTGTGGATAGCGCGATGGAAATGCTCAGGCGCGGCATCGACGGACTCGCGCTGCCCGTGCGCTCGCTCGAAGTCGAATACGGCCCGAGTCAGTTCGAGTTCACGTTCGCACCGACGAAAGGCATGAAAAGCGCCGACGACATGATTCTGTTTCGCAGCGCCGTGAAGCAGATTTGTCAGCGCAACGGCTATCACGCGACCTTCATGTGCCGTCCGCGCATTCCCAACGTGGTGTCGAGCGGGTGGCATCTGCATCAGTCGCTCATCCATGCCGCTGACAGCACGAACGCATTCATGCCGACCGGTCCGGGCGCGCCGCTTTCCGTCACCGGCCAGCGCTATCTCGCGGGATTGCTCGCGCATGCGCAGGGCGCGACGGCCTTGTCGACGCCGACCATCAATGGCTATCGCCGCTACCGGCCATATTCGAACGCACCGGATCGCGCGAACTGGGGCTGCGATAACCGCGGCGTAATGCTGCGCGTGCTGGGCGGTCCCAACGATTGCGCGACGCGCGTCGAGAACCGCGTCGGGGAGCCGACGGCGAATCCGTATCTGTATTTCGGCTCACAGGTGTTGTCGGGTCTCGACGGACTGCGGCGCAAGCTCGAACTGCCAGCGTCGGCGGATACGCCCTACGAGACGCACGCCGATGCGCTGCCGCGCACGTTGAGCGACGCCATCGCGGCGCTGGGTGCCGACGACTGTCTGCGCGAGGGCTTCGGCAGTGCGTTCGTCGACTACTTCTGCAAGCTCAAGCAGGCGGAGATCGACCGCTTCAATCTGGAAGTGACCGAGTGGGAACACCGGGAGTATTTCGAAACGTTCTGA
- a CDS encoding GntR family transcriptional regulator, whose translation MESQQERVLVYLRDLILKGEFAPGERLGEVALAERLQASRTPVRLALTTLEQEGLVEPSPAGGYVMRRITAAEIADAIAVRGHLEGMAARLVAEHGVQRQLSNGLNECLRAGDRLLAKSELDLDDYAAYTDMNNRFHKLIVEGSGNAALIRAIDMNNRLPFAAASAMLPMQSAIEEGRQWLFMAHQQHHSLVQAMERGEGTRAQSLATEHVQIAQRNLTYALERPEVYLKLAPALQLVADAVL comes from the coding sequence ATGGAATCGCAGCAAGAACGTGTGTTGGTGTATCTACGCGACCTGATCCTCAAGGGTGAATTCGCGCCTGGGGAGCGCCTTGGCGAAGTCGCGCTCGCGGAGCGACTGCAGGCATCGCGCACCCCCGTCCGGCTCGCGCTCACGACGCTCGAACAGGAAGGTCTCGTCGAGCCGTCTCCGGCGGGCGGTTATGTGATGCGCCGTATCACGGCCGCTGAGATCGCCGATGCCATTGCTGTACGCGGTCATCTCGAAGGCATGGCTGCGCGCCTCGTCGCAGAGCACGGCGTGCAGCGCCAGTTATCGAACGGTCTGAACGAATGTCTGCGCGCTGGCGATCGCCTGCTCGCGAAGTCGGAACTCGATCTCGACGATTACGCTGCATACACGGACATGAACAACCGTTTTCACAAGCTGATCGTCGAAGGTTCGGGCAACGCGGCGCTGATCCGTGCAATCGACATGAACAACCGTCTGCCGTTTGCCGCAGCCAGCGCGATGCTGCCGATGCAATCCGCCATCGAGGAAGGCCGTCAATGGCTTTTCATGGCACATCAGCAGCATCACAGCCTCGTGCAGGCGATGGAACGCGGCGAAGGCACGCGGGCGCAATCGCTCGCTACCGAGCACGTGCAGATCGCGCAACGCAATCTGACCTACGCGCTCGAGCGGCCGGAGGTGTATCTGAAGCTTGCGCCCGCTTTGCAACTCGTCGCCGATGCGGTTTTGTAG
- a CDS encoding SDR family oxidoreductase — protein sequence MPKRTFLVTGASKGIGRALSHRLAADGHQVIGLARGADDPSFPGTLVFVDLTDRNATTRTLEGLVGCYTFDGVINNTGFVRLAGVEAVDLDDLEASFRHNLTSAVQTVQALLPGMRERGWGRIVNLSSLVVLGVANRTAYAAAKAAMMSFTRTWALELAQTGITVNAVAPGPTETELFRQNTPIGSEAEQRFLSLVPMKRFGKPEELAASVAFLLSEDAGFITGQTVFVDGGASVGKAAF from the coding sequence ATGCCCAAACGAACGTTTTTGGTCACAGGCGCCAGCAAAGGTATCGGGCGCGCGCTGTCACACCGGCTCGCCGCCGATGGACATCAGGTCATCGGTCTTGCACGCGGGGCCGACGACCCGAGTTTCCCCGGCACTCTGGTTTTCGTCGATCTGACCGATCGCAACGCGACGACACGAACGCTCGAGGGCCTGGTCGGCTGTTATACCTTCGATGGCGTCATCAACAACACGGGGTTCGTCCGTCTGGCTGGCGTTGAAGCGGTTGATCTCGACGACCTCGAAGCGTCCTTCCGCCACAATCTCACCTCTGCCGTGCAGACCGTGCAAGCCTTGCTACCGGGAATGCGGGAGCGTGGTTGGGGGCGAATCGTCAATCTCTCGAGCCTCGTCGTGCTTGGCGTCGCGAACCGCACCGCCTACGCGGCGGCGAAAGCCGCGATGATGAGCTTCACGCGCACCTGGGCGCTGGAGCTTGCGCAGACCGGCATTACCGTCAATGCCGTCGCGCCCGGGCCCACCGAGACCGAACTGTTCCGGCAGAACACACCCATCGGCAGCGAAGCGGAGCAGCGCTTTCTGTCGCTTGTGCCGATGAAGCGATTCGGCAAGCCTGAGGAATTGGCCGCGTCCGTGGCGTTTCTTCTGTCAGAGGATGCGGGCTTTATCACTGGACAGACGGTGTTCGTTGACGGTGGTGCGTCGGTAGGGAAGGCGGCATTCTGA
- a CDS encoding HD domain-containing protein: MKQDRTAPTKEMLDVVIPDSQLARQVAQLIRDTESELLFNHSTRVYLWGALLGKRKSIAFDPELLYVASMFHDIGLTSAYRESELRFEVDGANAARDFLRSHHVDEADVATVWTAVALHTTPGIPEHMHGEIALVQAGAGMDVAGRDFDAFTEEQRAAVVAAWPRGADFAGKMIDAFYDGMKHRPGTTFGTFNDDFLAHKDPRFQRMNLCSIILNSRWG, encoded by the coding sequence ATGAAGCAAGACAGAACAGCACCGACGAAAGAAATGCTCGACGTCGTCATTCCCGATAGCCAGCTGGCGCGGCAGGTAGCCCAGCTCATTCGCGACACAGAAAGTGAATTGCTGTTTAACCACTCGACACGGGTCTACCTATGGGGTGCGCTTTTGGGAAAACGAAAAAGTATCGCCTTCGACCCAGAGCTGCTCTATGTGGCGTCCATGTTCCACGATATCGGTTTGACGTCGGCCTATCGCGAAAGCGAACTGCGTTTCGAAGTGGACGGGGCCAACGCGGCGCGCGATTTTCTGCGCAGCCATCATGTCGACGAAGCAGACGTGGCGACGGTGTGGACCGCTGTGGCGCTCCATACGACGCCGGGCATTCCGGAGCACATGCACGGTGAAATCGCGCTGGTGCAAGCGGGAGCTGGGATGGATGTGGCTGGACGGGACTTCGATGCGTTTACGGAAGAGCAGCGCGCAGCGGTGGTCGCGGCCTGGCCGCGCGGCGCCGATTTCGCCGGAAAGATGATCGATGCCTTCTACGACGGCATGAAGCATCGCCCAGGCACCACGTTCGGCACGTTCAACGACGATTTTCTGGCGCACAAGGATCCCAGGTTCCAGCGCATGAACTTGTGCAGCATCATTCTGAATTCCCGGTGGGGCTGA
- the pdxR gene encoding MocR-like pyridoxine biosynthesis transcription factor PdxR produces the protein MATLSIGIDRAGRISLSAQIYGSIRDAIESGQLAAGARLPSWADLAAQLGVSRGTVRAAYERLIDEQFAIGLGAAGTRVAARPLPATTGRSPEAPPLPDLFFEFSAAPLAFQMGVPSQDAFPFKLWSRIQARAARRAAAAPVGYPDPRGEPDLRQEIAAYLGVSRGLRCSPSQVFVTAGFSGALNLAIRGLHVEGRQAWMEDPGFPLTRTALGLAGMTVAGVPVDTDGLDIDAGIRIAPEAALAVVTPGQQAPLGMTMSLARRIALLGWAKQHDACIVEDDYLGELQLKGRAAPALASLDQDERVLHIGTFSKTISPALRLGFLVVPPAMARRFGDIAACLAPAPAASVQHAVTEFMHEGHYLRHLRRMKRLYIARQEALVRCLKELASDSIKVQAAAGMTVVAALPQSVSDVDIALRARAFGLAPVPLSPWYTRKPGQQGLLLGVTNLNERTLPAHCSRLLELVRGRH, from the coding sequence ATGGCAACGCTTTCTATAGGCATCGATCGCGCCGGACGCATCTCGCTGTCGGCGCAAATTTACGGCTCGATTCGAGATGCGATCGAGTCGGGCCAGCTCGCCGCCGGCGCGCGGCTGCCCTCCTGGGCGGATCTGGCCGCCCAGCTCGGCGTATCCCGGGGCACCGTGCGGGCCGCCTATGAACGTTTGATCGATGAACAGTTCGCGATCGGCCTCGGCGCCGCCGGCACCCGGGTCGCCGCGCGGCCGTTACCGGCGACGACGGGACGGTCGCCGGAGGCGCCGCCGCTTCCCGATCTGTTCTTCGAGTTCAGCGCGGCGCCGTTGGCGTTTCAGATGGGTGTGCCCTCCCAGGACGCCTTTCCGTTCAAGCTCTGGTCGCGCATTCAGGCACGGGCGGCGCGCCGGGCGGCAGCGGCTCCTGTCGGATACCCCGATCCCCGCGGCGAGCCGGATTTGCGACAGGAGATCGCGGCGTACCTCGGCGTCTCACGCGGGCTTCGATGCAGTCCCTCCCAGGTCTTCGTCACGGCAGGTTTCTCCGGCGCGCTCAATCTTGCGATCCGCGGCTTGCATGTGGAAGGCCGACAGGCCTGGATGGAAGACCCTGGCTTTCCGCTCACGCGTACGGCGCTCGGGCTAGCGGGCATGACCGTGGCAGGGGTGCCGGTGGACACGGACGGGCTCGATATCGACGCAGGCATCCGGATCGCGCCCGAAGCCGCCCTCGCGGTGGTGACACCGGGCCAGCAGGCGCCGCTCGGGATGACGATGTCCCTCGCTCGACGGATTGCACTGCTCGGCTGGGCCAAACAACACGATGCCTGCATCGTCGAAGACGATTATCTGGGCGAATTGCAGTTGAAAGGAAGGGCCGCACCGGCGCTGGCCTCTCTCGATCAGGACGAACGAGTGCTCCACATCGGGACGTTCAGCAAGACGATCAGCCCGGCACTGCGCCTGGGATTTCTCGTTGTTCCGCCGGCCATGGCACGCCGCTTCGGCGACATCGCGGCGTGCCTTGCGCCCGCCCCTGCTGCATCCGTGCAGCACGCCGTGACCGAGTTCATGCACGAGGGGCACTACCTTCGCCATCTGCGACGTATGAAGCGTCTTTACATTGCCCGACAGGAAGCCCTGGTTCGTTGTCTGAAGGAACTGGCCTCGGATTCAATCAAAGTGCAGGCTGCTGCCGGCATGACCGTCGTGGCCGCGCTTCCCCAATCCGTATCCGATGTCGATATCGCTTTGCGGGCGCGAGCTTTCGGGCTGGCCCCCGTTCCGCTCTCCCCCTGGTACACGAGAAAGCCGGGGCAGCAGGGGCTACTGCTCGGCGTGACGAACCTGAATGAAAGAACGCTGCCGGCCCACTGTTCCCGCCTGCTGGAACTCGTTCGCGGGCGCCACTGA
- a CDS encoding cupin domain-containing protein: MNIRSIVRAACTGMAVGIAVPAAAHGAAETVTPNFQHAIHNIPGKSLTAVVVDYAPGAASSAHRHAGSAFIYAYVVSGEIESQVDDGPRHVYHAGESFFEKPGAVHRISRNASETRPAKLLAVFVADSSDKALTTPIK; encoded by the coding sequence ATGAACATTCGATCCATCGTAAGAGCCGCCTGCACCGGCATGGCCGTCGGCATCGCGGTGCCGGCCGCGGCACATGGCGCGGCTGAAACCGTCACACCGAACTTTCAGCACGCCATTCACAACATTCCGGGAAAGTCGTTGACCGCCGTCGTCGTTGATTACGCACCCGGCGCAGCGTCGTCCGCACACAGGCATGCGGGCTCGGCTTTCATCTATGCGTACGTCGTATCCGGCGAGATCGAGTCACAGGTGGATGATGGTCCGAGGCACGTCTACCATGCGGGCGAAAGCTTCTTCGAGAAGCCCGGCGCCGTTCACCGCATAAGCCGCAACGCGAGCGAAACAAGGCCTGCAAAGTTGCTCGCCGTATTCGTCGCGGACAGCAGCGACAAAGCCCTGACTACCCCCATCAAGTAA
- a CDS encoding 2Fe-2S iron-sulfur cluster-binding protein, which produces MPIVTYILRDGERRAIDVSAGTSVMEAAIHNNVRGIDAECGGCLSCATCHVYIDESSTAQLPLPDESELQLLDGVAAGRRPESRLSCQLVVMPAMNGLVVHIPPRQG; this is translated from the coding sequence ATGCCTATCGTCACCTACATTTTGCGCGACGGCGAGCGCCGCGCCATCGACGTGAGCGCCGGCACCAGCGTGATGGAAGCCGCGATCCACAACAACGTGCGCGGCATCGACGCCGAATGCGGCGGATGCCTGTCGTGCGCGACATGTCATGTGTATATCGATGAGTCGTCGACGGCACAGTTGCCGCTACCCGACGAATCGGAACTACAACTGCTCGACGGCGTGGCCGCCGGGCGCCGCCCCGAAAGCCGCCTGAGTTGCCAACTCGTCGTGATGCCCGCGATGAACGGACTCGTCGTGCACATTCCGCCGCGCCAGGGATGA
- a CDS encoding carboxymuconolactone decarboxylase family protein, with protein MSKRLDYTRIAPAGVKALGGVYGYVMQSDLSPVLVDLVYLRVSQINNCAYCLDMHARDLLKKGVKVEKLALVQAWREAGHLFDDRERAALAWAESVTLVAQTGVPDEAYEAARAVFNERELVDLTIAISLMNTYNRMAISFRNTPQAVMEP; from the coding sequence ATGAGCAAGCGCCTCGACTACACCCGGATTGCGCCTGCGGGCGTCAAAGCCCTTGGCGGCGTCTACGGCTACGTCATGCAGAGCGACCTGTCGCCGGTTCTCGTCGACCTGGTCTACCTGCGCGTCTCGCAGATCAACAACTGCGCCTATTGCCTCGACATGCATGCACGCGACCTGCTGAAAAAAGGCGTGAAGGTCGAAAAGCTCGCGCTCGTGCAGGCATGGAGGGAAGCGGGCCATCTGTTCGACGACCGCGAGCGTGCAGCACTCGCGTGGGCCGAATCGGTCACGCTGGTGGCGCAGACCGGCGTGCCGGACGAGGCATACGAGGCTGCCCGCGCCGTATTCAATGAACGCGAACTGGTTGACCTGACCATCGCCATTAGCCTGATGAATACTTATAATCGCATGGCGATAAGCTTCCGGAACACGCCCCAGGCCGTGATGGAGCCGTGA